Genomic window (Bacillus pumilus):
TCCTGTAAACGAACTCATCGCTTCAGAAATTGCCGTTGCCAGCCCTGAGCTTAGAGCACAGCGTCTAGATGTTTTGAACCGGCTGGCAAATGGAGAAAACCCCATTATCGTCACACCGGCTGCCGCAGTGCGCAGAATGCTTCCGCCTGTTGAGCTCTGGAAGGAAAGTCAGATCCATTTAAAGGTCGGTGAAGAAATTGATTTGGAGGCGTTTTCAAAACAACTCGTACAAATTGGTTATGACCGGACGTCGATGGTTGCTGCGCCCGGAGATTTTAGTGTGCGCGGAGGAATCATTGATATTTATGCGTTAACGGAAGAACATCCTATTCGAATTGAACTGTTTGATACAGAAGTAGACTCGATCCGAACGTTCCATTCGGATACACAGCGTTCATTAGAAACGCTTCAAGAGATCAAAATCGGTCCCGCAAAAGAGCTGATTGTAAGAGGTCCTGAACGAGTGAGAGCGATTGAACAGCTTGATCAAGGACTTGCGAAGAGCTTAAAGAAATTCAACTCAGATCAGCAAAAAGAACTGTTGCATCAACATATTTCGGCTGATCGAGAGAAGCTGCTAGAAGGCATCGTGACGCAGGAAATGACGAAGTACCTTTCCTATTTCTATGAAAAGCCTGCTAGTTTGCTAGATTACACTTCACAGGATACGATTATTATTTTGGATGAAATCAGCAGAATACAGGAGATGGAAGAACAACTTGAACAGGAAGAAGCTGATTGGACAATTAGTTTACTTGAAGAAGGAAATATCCTTCATGATTTATCTCTTTCTTTCCCATTCCAAGAGCTGATCAGACAGCAGTCGAGGTCTATTCTGTACTACTCCTTGTTCCTGAGACATGTCCAGCAGACAAATCCGCAAAATATCGTCAATGTATCTAGTAAGCAAATGCAGAATTTCCACGGACAGATGAATGTGCTTGCGAGTGAAATTGAACGCTATAAAAAACAACAATATACGGTTGTCATCTTAGGTGTGGATGAAGAACGAACAGACAAACTGTCTTCTGTCTTAAATGACTATGACATTGAAGCCGCTCGTGCTAAGCCGGACGCTGAGCTTGTAAGCGGGCAGGTGTATATTTTACAAGGTGAGCTGCAAACAGGCTTTGAACTGCCATTATCAAAAATTGCGGTGATCACTGAAGGTGAGCTCTTCAAGAAACGTGTGAAGAAGCAGGCACGTAAACAAAAGCTGACCAACGCAGAGCGCATTAAGAGCTATTCCGAGCTTCAAGTCGGTGATTATGTGGTGCACATTAACCACGGGATCGGTAAATATTTAGGAATTGAAACGCTTGAAATCGGCGGCATTCATAAAGATTATTTAAATATTCACTATCAAGGAAGCGACAAGCTTTATGTACCGGTTGAACAAATTGATCAGGTGCAGAAATATGTCGGATCAGAAGGTAAAGAACCAAAGCTGTACAAACTAGGCGGCAGCGATTGGAAACGTGTGAAGAAAAAAGTGGAATCATCTGTTCAAGACATTGCAGACGATCTCATTAAGCTGTATGCAGAACGTGAGGCAAGCAAAGGGTATGCTTTCTCGCCGGACCATGAGATGCAGCGCCAGTTTGAATCTGCGTTCCCTTATCAGGAAACAGATGATCAAATCCGTTCCATTCATGAAATCAAACAAGACATGGAGAGAGAGCGTCCAATGGATCGTCTGCTTTGTGGAGATGTGGGATACGGAAAAACAGAAGTGGCGATTCGAGCTGCCTTCAAAGCAATTGCTGACGGGAAGCAGGTTGCATTGCTCGTGCCGACAACCATCTTAGCGCAGCAGCATTTTGACACGATCATGGACCGATTCCAAGACTACCCTGTCAAAATTGCTCAGCTGAGCCGTTTCCGTACGAGAAAAGAAACAACTGAAACATTAAAAGGGCTGAAAAATGGCACGATTGATATGGTCATCGGTACACATCGTTTGCTTTCTAAAGATATTGTCTATAAGGACTTAGGTCTGTTGGTCATTGATGAAGAACAGCGCTTTGGTGTGACGCATAAAGAGAAAATCAAGCAGATGAAAGCCAATATCGATGTACTGACATTAACGGCTACGCCAATTCCTCGTACGCTGCATATGTCAATGCTTGGTGTGCGTGATTTATCGGTTATTGAAACGCCGCCTGAAAACCGTTTCCCTGTTCAAACCTATGTGGTGGAGTACAATGGCGCTTTAGTCAGAGAAGCGATTGAGCGAGAATTAGCACGCGGCGGTCAAGTGTACTTCCTGTACAACCGTGTTGAAGATATTGAACGAAAAGCAGATGAAATCTCCATGCTAGTCCCAGACGCGAAAGTCAGCTATGCACATGGGAAAATGAGTGAGAACGAGCTGGAATCAGTGATGATCAATTTCCTTGAAGGGGAATCAGATGTATTGGTCAGTACGACCATCATTGAAACGGGCGTCGACATTCCAAATGTGAATACGCTCATCGTCCACGATGCCGATAAAATGGGGCTTTCTCAGCTGTATCAGCTAAGAGGACGAGTAGGGCGCTCGAATCGTGTCGCTTATGCGTATTTCACATATCGAAAAGATAAAGTTCTGTCTGAAGTAGCAGAGAAGAGACTTCAAGCTATTAAAGAATTCACAGAGCTCGGTTCAGGATTTAAAATTGCGATGCGTGATTTAACGATTCGAGGAGCAGGAAACTTACTTGGTGCACAGCAGCATGGATTCATTGATTCTGTTGGATTCGACCTCTATTCTCAAATGCTGAAAGAAGCCATTGAGGAAAGAAGAGGCGATACAACAGCTCAAGATAAATTCGAGCCGGAAATCGATCTGCAAATCGATGCCTACATTCCAGATACTTATATTTCGGATGGCAAGCAAAAAATTGAGATGTATAAACAGTTCAGAGCGATTGGATCAATCGAAGAGCGAAAAGAGCTTCAA
Coding sequences:
- the mfd gene encoding transcription-repair coupling factor; translation: MKNIQSFIKQSDDFQSIFNGLKEGLKEQLLAGLSGSVRSLFTAAISDELKRPMFIVTHNLYQAQKVTDDLASVMSDRSVLLYPVNELIASEIAVASPELRAQRLDVLNRLANGENPIIVTPAAAVRRMLPPVELWKESQIHLKVGEEIDLEAFSKQLVQIGYDRTSMVAAPGDFSVRGGIIDIYALTEEHPIRIELFDTEVDSIRTFHSDTQRSLETLQEIKIGPAKELIVRGPERVRAIEQLDQGLAKSLKKFNSDQQKELLHQHISADREKLLEGIVTQEMTKYLSYFYEKPASLLDYTSQDTIIILDEISRIQEMEEQLEQEEADWTISLLEEGNILHDLSLSFPFQELIRQQSRSILYYSLFLRHVQQTNPQNIVNVSSKQMQNFHGQMNVLASEIERYKKQQYTVVILGVDEERTDKLSSVLNDYDIEAARAKPDAELVSGQVYILQGELQTGFELPLSKIAVITEGELFKKRVKKQARKQKLTNAERIKSYSELQVGDYVVHINHGIGKYLGIETLEIGGIHKDYLNIHYQGSDKLYVPVEQIDQVQKYVGSEGKEPKLYKLGGSDWKRVKKKVESSVQDIADDLIKLYAEREASKGYAFSPDHEMQRQFESAFPYQETDDQIRSIHEIKQDMERERPMDRLLCGDVGYGKTEVAIRAAFKAIADGKQVALLVPTTILAQQHFDTIMDRFQDYPVKIAQLSRFRTRKETTETLKGLKNGTIDMVIGTHRLLSKDIVYKDLGLLVIDEEQRFGVTHKEKIKQMKANIDVLTLTATPIPRTLHMSMLGVRDLSVIETPPENRFPVQTYVVEYNGALVREAIERELARGGQVYFLYNRVEDIERKADEISMLVPDAKVSYAHGKMSENELESVMINFLEGESDVLVSTTIIETGVDIPNVNTLIVHDADKMGLSQLYQLRGRVGRSNRVAYAYFTYRKDKVLSEVAEKRLQAIKEFTELGSGFKIAMRDLTIRGAGNLLGAQQHGFIDSVGFDLYSQMLKEAIEERRGDTTAQDKFEPEIDLQIDAYIPDTYISDGKQKIEMYKQFRAIGSIEERKELQDEMIDRFGEYPQEVADLFTIATMKVYAIQERVELIKMEKGIVRLTLEEQASSEIDGQKLFALGSKYGRDIGLGMEGSKLIISVQTKGKKSEEWLEIVLNMLRGLQDVKKETIPSS